One region of Wyeomyia smithii strain HCP4-BCI-WySm-NY-G18 chromosome 3, ASM2978416v1, whole genome shotgun sequence genomic DNA includes:
- the LOC129732945 gene encoding dolichyldiphosphatase 1-like, whose translation MSPETESILQAPSYNVSDWQPITLTLVEYPKGDLLGKLLAWISLAPLGIGAGFLALILFRRDLHTIVFFVGTLFNECINILLKHCIQEPRPVNRSQMWTEYGMPSSHSQCMCFFAQYVLLFIFIRLHHMNNNNARAERLVRLFVLAVCWAVTFLVCFGRVYLQYHSSQQVLVGAVVGIIVGTLWFFLTHCFLTPYFPVVVSWRVSELLLLRDTTLIPNILWFEYTVTRQEARARARKLVSMKSQ comes from the exons ATGTCCCCGGAAACGGAATCGATCCTACAGGCTCCGTCTTATAACGTTTCCGACTGGCAACCGATTACACTGACGTTAGTGGAATATCCTAAAG GCGATTTACTGGGAAAACTGCTAGCGTGGATTAGCTTGGCACCGTTAGGTATTGGGGCCGGCTTCTTGGCACTGATACTGTTTCGACGAGATTTACATACC ATTGTGTTTTTTGTTGGCACGTTGTTCAATGAATGCATCAATATATTGCTTAAGCACTGCATTCAGGAGCCTAGACCAGTAAACCGATCGCAAATGTGGACTGAATACGGGATGCCTTCTAGTCACTCGcagtgtatgtgtttttttgcaCAGTACGTACTACTCTTCATTTTTATAAG ACTGCATCACATGAACAACAATAACGCTCGGGCAGAGCGCTTAGTGCGGCTGTTTGTCCTAGCTGTATGTTGGGCAGTGACTTTCCTCGTTTGTTTCGGCAGAGTTTATCTGCAATATCACAGCTCACAACAGGTGCTAGTCGGCGCTGTAGTTGGTATTATCGTCGGAACGTTGTGGTTCTTTTTGACCCACTGTTTCCTGACACCGTACTTTCCGGTGGTTGTCTCCTGGCGGGTATCCGAACTTCTGCTGCTACGAGATACCACACTGATTCCAAACATTTTATGGTTTGAGTACACTGTCACCCGACAGGAAGCTCGGGCCCGGGCTCGCAAGCTAGTTAGCATGAAGTCCCAGTGA
- the LOC129732946 gene encoding translationally-controlled tumor protein homolog — translation MKIWKDIFTGDEMFSDTYKLKLVDDVMYEVYGKHVSRTLGDVQLDGANPSAEEAEEGTDNATESGVDIVLNHRLVETGFGDKKQFTTYLKDYMKKLVTKLEKDNPSEVEVFKTNINKVMKDLLGRFKDLQFFTGESMDCDGLIAMLEYRDIDGESTPVLLCFKHGLEEEKF, via the exons ATGAAAATCTGGAAGGATATTTTCACCG GTGACGAGATGTTCTCGGACACATACAAGCTAAAGCTGGTTGACGATGTGATGTACGAGGTTTACGGCAAGCATGTGTCGCGCACCCTCGGGGATGTCCAGCTGGACGGCGCAAATCCTTCTGCAGAAGAGGCTGAAGAAGGTACCGATAACGCCACCGAATCCGGTGTCGACATCGTGCTGAATCATCGTCTGGTAGAGACTGGATTTGGCGACAAGAAACAGTTCACCACCTACCTGAAGGACTACATGAAGAA ATTGGTCACCAAGCTAGAAAAGGATAATCCCAGCGAGGTGGAAGTATTCAAGACCAACATCAACAAAGTCATGAAGGACCTTCTGGGACGTTTCAAGGATCTGCAGTTCTTCACCGGCGAATCAATGGATTGCGATGGATTGATTGCCATGCTCGAGTACCGAGATATCGATGGCGAGAGCACGCCGGTTCTGCTATGTTTTAAACACGGCCTGGAGGAGGAGAAATTCTAG
- the LOC129732944 gene encoding vacuolar protein sorting-associated protein 11 homolog, whose amino-acid sequence MAIFEWRKFTFFDLRKGVDKEQVSETLQGARITATASGSNLFIICDSDGMIHTFTRSWEPVSFKGHEGSILLCDVSKQINLLVTIGEDVNGPSFKVWNLSKISPVAGAQLMRTVRTMVSVPSALAVSEGGQFMAIGFAKGNISLYRGDISRDRSKTLKQLTAGSASITGIAFKHFSKITQMFVCSDSGVYLYNLQNRDKEIRVVLDTINSPVGCCALQTGHNEGHFMVGRDDAVYCYTSDGRGPCYALAGKKTLLQWFRSHLLIVSKNSRTSGANANGFVLTVIDIQNKFIVFTCPIEEVSAFLTEFGSCYILTESKQILHLDEKDLQSKLNLLFRKNLYDIAVRIAKSNQYDADGLAGIFKQYGDHLYSKGDYSGSVDQYIKTIGFLEPSYVIRRFLDARHIHYLTDYLQAIHKSGRASADHTTLLLNCFTRLDRTEQLQQFLENENKLNLFDVDVAIKVCRNASVEQALALAKAHGKHDLCLSILTEDLCRYEAALQYIQQLEFSEAERNVKKYGLLLMEHCPEETIQLLKKLCTDYVRTDLGTNALQDHFGDDDLHNMFDNEFNSERGNPEDFIHLFSNDELLIDFLEHLIRNLPSCSKFVYNTLIEHYLYRWQQEPAIERKLSDVLKNNAERYDKNHVLIQCRVHQFWPGVMYLYEEDKLHHLIIRHCLKNKDYENLLTYCRKLGQNDATLWLLALNGLKNDTGAPPKLLSQVLQVIAQEKLQAPLQILNCLAVENGPTLLPVRDYFMQVFQKEQESTRHDQDLTHKYNEESMSIKKHIKQLQEGNVEFRNTVCDTCKQPLSWPALFFLCKHSYHQDCIRGYSETERDCPVCNKKNIQLMDALRAQSESRGQHEVFHNLLDRSSEPFSVVAEYFGRGLFNKLLIVEEEDRHSEPSTAPSEADMTNLVKRTEQMRMADSSVKPYTNYGAGAEARMRQEEGRHAQVRLEAQESEMRLRLMEQERIRQRNQVALLAQQQLKLRDDRSPKRSPYGSPKPASTLANYRPQPAAGKPTPAKNPFDEEEAPGGYDNTKNPFAADEPVAKKAAADAGNPFEEYDSSLDPFAE is encoded by the exons ATGGCGATTTTCGAG TGGCGAAAGTTTACCTTTTTCGATCTCCGCAAGGGGGTCGACAAGGAGCAGGTTTCGGAAACTTTACAAGGTGCTCGAATTACAGCTACGGCCAGTGGCAGCAATTTGTTTATAATATGCGATTCGGATGGGATGATTCACACCTTCACCCGCTCCTGGGAGCCGGTAAGCTTCAAGGGACACGAGGGTTCCATATTGCTGTGCGATGTGTCGAAGCAAATCAATCTGCTTGTCACCATCGGAGAGGACGTAAACGGGCCTTCATTCAAGGTGTGGAATCTTAGCAAAATTTCCCCGGTTGCCGGGGCACAGTTGATGCGCACCGTTCGTACCATGGTTTCAGTACCAAGTGCTTTGGCGGTTTCAGAAGGGGGCCAGTTTATGGCGATCGGGTTTGCGAAGGGAAATATTTCGCTTTACCGAGGGGATATTAGTCGCGATAGATCGAAAACCCTGAAGCAGCTAACTGCTGGGTCGGCGTCGATAACGGGAATAGCTTTTAAGCATTTTAGTAAG ATTACTCAGATGTTTGTATGTTCGGATTCCGGTGTCTATTTGTATAATTTACAAAATCGAGACAAAGAAATTAGAGTAGTACTGGACACTATAAACTCACCGGTAGGTTGTTGTGCTTTGCAAACAGGGCATAACGAGGGCCATTTTATGGTTGGCCGAGATGACGCCGTTTATTGCTACACCTCAGATGGACGGGGTCCGTGCTACGCATTAGCGGGAAAGAAAACCTTATTGCAATGGTTCCGCTCGCATCTATTGATTGTGTCTAAAAATTCTCGCACTAGCGGCGCAAATGCAAACGGATTCGTGCTCACAGTTATCGATATTCAGAACAAGTTTATTGTTTTCACCTGTCCCATTGAGGAAGTGTCAGCATTTCTGACGGAATTCGGATCATGTTATATTTTAACAGAGAGCAAGCAAATTCTACATCTGGATGAGAAAGATTTGCAGAGCAAGCTAAATTTGTTGTTCAGAAAGAATTTGTATGATATCGCGGTCCGGATAGCGAAAAGCAATCAATACGACGCGGATGGTCTTGCTGGGATTTTCAAGCAATACGGAGATCATCTGTACAGTAAGGGCGATTACTCTGGGTCCGTGGATCAATATATTAAGACGATAGGATTCTTAGAGCCGTCATACGTGATACGACGATTTTTGGACGCTCGACACATCCACTATCTGACGGATTATTTACAGGCAATTCATAAATCTGGTCGTGCATCAGCGGATCACACAACGCTGTTGCTTAATTGTTTCACCCGGTTGGACCGCACGGAGCAGTTGCAACAATTTctggaaaatgaaaataaactcAATTTGTTTGATGTTGACGTTGCCATTAAAGTTTGCCGAAACGCTTCTGTCGAGCAAGCTCTAGCTCTGGCCAAAGCCCATGGAAAGCACGACCTGTGTCTCAGTATTCTCACCGAAGACCTCTGCCGTTATGAAGCCGCTTTGCAATATATACAGCAGTTAGAGTTCTCGGAAGCAGAGAGGAATGTTAAAAAATACGGACTATTGCTAATGGAGCACTGTCCCGAAGAAACTATCCAGTTGTTGAAAAAACTCTGCACGGACTACGTGCGTACGGATCTAGGAACAAACGCGCTGCAGGATCACTTCGGTGATGACGATCTGCACAATATGTTCGATAATGAATTCAACAGTGAACGTGGTAATCCGGAGGATTTTATTCATCTATTTTCGAATGACGAGTTGTTGATTGATTTTCTGGAGCACTTGATCAGAAACCTGCCATCTTGTAGTAAGTTTGTGTATAACACTTTGATAGAGCATTATCTCTATCGCTGGCAGCAGGAACCGGCAATCGAGCGAAAATTATCCGACGTACTGAAAAACAACGCCGAGCGTTACGATAAGAATCATGTGCTAATCCAATGTCGTGTGCACCAGTTCTGGCCAGGTGTGATGTATCTCTACGAGGAAGATAAACTGCACCATTTGATTATACGGCACTGTTTGAAGAATAAAGATTATGAGAACTTGCTGACATACTGTAGAAAGCTTGGTCAGAATGATGCCACACTGTGGCTGTTGGCTCTGAACGGGTTGAAAAATGACACCGGCGCCCCTCCGAAGTTGCTATCTCAGGTGCTGCAGGTTATAG CCCAGGAAAAGTTGCAGGCTCCGTTACAGATTCTCAACTGTCTGGCAGTAGAAAATGGGCCTACGTTACTGCCGGTGCGGGACTACTTTATGCAGGTGTTTCAAAAGGAACAGGAATCGACTCGACACGATCAAGACCTAACGCATAAGTACAACGAAGAATCGATGTCGATAAAGAAACACATCAAGCAGCTCCAGGAGGGTAACGTCGAGTTTCGGAACACCGTTTGTGACACGTGCAAGCAACCACTGTCCTGGCCGGCGTTGTTTTTTCTCTGCAAACATTCCTACCATCAAGA TTGCATTCGTGGTTACTCGGAAACGGAACGGGATTGTCCGGTGTGCAACAAGAAGAACATTCAACTGATGGATGCGCTGCGAGCCCAGAGTGAATCTCGCGGTCAGCATGAAGTGTTCCACAATCTACTCGATCGGTCTTCGGAACCTTTCTCTGTTGTGGCAGAATATTTCGGCAGAGGTTTATTCAATAAATTGCTGATTGTCGAAGAAGAGGACCGACATTCTGAG CCTTCGACAGCCCCAAGTGAGGCCGATATGACAAATCTTGTAAAGCGAACCGAACAAATGCGCATGGCCGACTCAAGTGTCAAGCCCTACACAAACTACGGCGCGGGAGCTGAGGCGCGAATGCGTCAGGAAGAGGGTCGCCATGCTCAGGTGCGATTGGAAGCACAGGAAAGTGAAATGCGCCTCCGGCTGATGGAACAGGAACGCATTCGTCAACGTAATCAGGTAGCCCTCCTAGCCCAACAGCAGCTGAAACTGCGCGACGATCGCAGTCCAAAACGCTCACCCTATGGCAGTCCAAAACCAGCGTCGACTTTGGCTAATTACCGTCCTCAGCCGGCGGCAGGAAAACCAACCCCAGCGAAAAATCCTTTCGACGAAGAGGAAGCCCCTGGCGGTTATGATAATACCAAAAATCCATTCGCCGCAGATGAGCCGGTGGCGAAAAAAGCGGCGGCGGATGCGGGTAATCCTTTCGAGGAGTACGATAGCAGCTTGGATCCGTTTGCTGAGTAG